In Hamadaea flava, a genomic segment contains:
- a CDS encoding NAD(P)-binding domain-containing protein, with amino-acid sequence MTRVAIIGAGPYGLSIAAHLRSLGVPHRIFGTPLDTWLRHMPAGMSLKSDGFASSLSSPEPGSRLSAYCEENGIAYDDTAIPVELDVFTSYAVDFQKRFVPQVEDRQVIALDKGAEGFTLKLDDGETLTAELVVAAVGITHFARMPQELAGLPANLVSHASAHHDLSGFAGRDVTVIGAGSSAVDIAALLAEAGANTSLVARRDRVKFASAQPHGGRSLYQRLRHPSTGIGPGLRSWIFQKRPNLFRFLPSGLRVKIIRRHLGPSSAWWMKPRFDATVSTTLSAVIEQATVDGSKAKLVLRTPHGKVEHVTDHIIAATGYWPDVQRLEFFSDSLRTAIRTHERMPVLSGGFESSVRGLYFVGPPAANSFGPLMRFMVGAEYVAPRVARVLARRAAATR; translated from the coding sequence GTGACCAGGGTAGCCATCATCGGCGCGGGGCCCTACGGACTGTCCATCGCGGCGCATCTGCGGTCGCTCGGCGTGCCACACCGCATCTTCGGCACGCCGCTCGACACGTGGCTGCGTCACATGCCCGCCGGCATGTCGTTGAAGTCCGACGGGTTCGCGTCGAGCCTCAGCTCGCCGGAGCCGGGCAGCCGCCTGTCGGCGTACTGCGAGGAGAACGGAATCGCCTACGACGACACGGCGATCCCGGTCGAGCTGGACGTGTTCACGTCGTACGCGGTGGACTTCCAGAAGCGGTTCGTGCCGCAGGTCGAGGACCGTCAGGTCATCGCGCTGGACAAGGGAGCGGAGGGGTTCACGCTCAAGCTGGACGACGGGGAGACGCTCACGGCCGAACTGGTCGTGGCGGCCGTCGGCATCACGCATTTCGCGCGGATGCCGCAGGAGCTGGCCGGCCTGCCGGCGAACCTCGTGTCGCACGCCTCCGCGCATCACGACCTGTCGGGCTTCGCCGGCCGGGACGTCACCGTGATCGGGGCGGGCTCGTCCGCCGTGGACATCGCCGCGCTGCTGGCCGAGGCGGGCGCGAACACCTCGCTGGTGGCCCGGCGCGACCGGGTCAAGTTCGCCTCCGCGCAGCCGCACGGCGGTCGCAGTCTCTACCAGCGGCTGCGGCATCCGTCCACCGGCATCGGCCCGGGGCTGCGGTCGTGGATCTTCCAGAAGCGGCCGAACCTGTTCCGTTTCCTGCCCAGCGGTCTGCGCGTGAAGATCATTCGCCGGCACCTCGGCCCGTCGTCGGCGTGGTGGATGAAGCCGCGCTTCGACGCCACGGTGTCCACCACGCTCAGCGCCGTCATCGAGCAGGCCACCGTGGACGGCAGCAAGGCCAAGCTGGTGCTGCGTACGCCGCACGGCAAGGTCGAGCACGTCACCGACCACATCATCGCGGCGACCGGCTACTGGCCCGACGTCCAGCGGCTGGAGTTCTTCAGCGACAGCCTGCGCACGGCGATCCGTACGCACGAGCGGATGCCGGTGCTGTCCGGCGGTTTCGAGAGTTCCGTCCGCGGGCTGTACTTCGTGGGACCGCCCGCCGCGAACAGCTTCGGGCCGCTCATGCGATTCATGGTCGGCGCCGAATACGTGGCGCCCCGGGTGGCGCGGGTCCTCGCCCGTAGAGCCGCGGCGACCAGATGA
- a CDS encoding glycoside hydrolase family 6 protein: protein MKRIFTATAALFATVLAGATPAYAHGQDGTRFYTPRPDPAAVQQIASLYAHGQWSVATKLLTMVSTPQAVWYTGGTGQDVTKSVKTEVTRAAVQRKVPVLVAYNIPFRDCAQYSAGGATSVAEYEAWVDAFAAGIGRHEVVVALEPDSLGIIPWYTSINGASEWCKPAEADPATAAAERFAMLNYAVAKLKALPNTSVYLDGTHSGWLGSGDAADRLVKAGVQQADGFFLNLSNYQTTERQLKYGSWISKCVYFGTEGPDWARGHFDWCASQYYPANPADFSTWGLTDAWYDQNVGAVSPDVLPHFVIDTSRNGQGPWTPPVGNGWPDAQDWCNPPGRGLGLKPTSSTGDPLVDAYLWIKTPGQSDGQCDRGTGTGVDPARGGIADPAAGAWFPQQAIELVQYANPPLR from the coding sequence GTGAAGCGCATCTTCACAGCAACGGCGGCGCTGTTCGCCACGGTCCTGGCCGGCGCCACCCCGGCGTACGCGCACGGCCAGGACGGCACGAGGTTCTACACCCCGCGCCCCGACCCGGCGGCCGTCCAGCAGATCGCCTCGCTCTACGCGCACGGGCAGTGGAGTGTGGCGACGAAGCTGCTCACGATGGTCAGCACCCCGCAGGCGGTGTGGTACACCGGCGGCACGGGTCAGGATGTCACCAAGTCGGTGAAGACCGAGGTCACCCGGGCGGCCGTGCAGCGCAAGGTGCCGGTCCTGGTGGCGTACAACATCCCCTTCCGGGATTGCGCGCAGTATTCCGCGGGCGGCGCGACGAGCGTGGCCGAGTACGAGGCCTGGGTCGACGCGTTCGCCGCGGGCATCGGCCGCCACGAGGTGGTGGTGGCGCTGGAGCCGGACAGCCTCGGCATCATCCCCTGGTACACCTCGATCAACGGCGCGTCGGAGTGGTGCAAGCCGGCTGAGGCCGACCCGGCGACCGCCGCGGCCGAGCGGTTCGCGATGCTGAACTACGCGGTGGCGAAGCTCAAGGCGCTGCCGAACACCAGCGTCTACCTCGACGGTACGCACAGCGGCTGGCTCGGTTCGGGCGACGCCGCCGATCGGCTCGTCAAGGCGGGCGTGCAGCAGGCCGACGGATTCTTCCTCAACCTGTCGAACTATCAGACGACCGAGCGCCAGCTCAAGTACGGCAGCTGGATCAGCAAGTGCGTCTACTTCGGTACGGAGGGTCCGGACTGGGCGCGCGGACACTTCGACTGGTGCGCGAGCCAGTACTACCCGGCGAATCCGGCCGATTTCAGCACCTGGGGCCTGACCGACGCGTGGTACGACCAGAACGTCGGCGCGGTGTCGCCGGACGTCCTGCCGCACTTCGTGATCGACACGAGCCGCAACGGGCAGGGCCCGTGGACGCCGCCGGTCGGCAACGGGTGGCCGGACGCTCAGGACTGGTGCAACCCGCCCGGTCGTGGGCTCGGCCTGAAGCCGACGTCCAGCACCGGTGATCCGCTGGTGGACGCGTACCTGTGGATCAAGACGCCCGGTCAGTCCGACGGGCAGTGCGACCGTGGCACGGGCACCGGCGTCGACCCGGCACGGGGCGGGATCGCCGATCCGGCGGCCGGGGCATGGTTCCCGCAGCAGGCGATCGAACTGGTGCAGTACGCCAATCCGCCGCTGCGGTAA